Part of the Paenibacillus sp. JNUCC32 genome is shown below.
AACACGTTGATCCTAAATTCCTTCTATATTTCCATTACCCGAACCCTTGTGGTTACGGTTGCCTCCGTATTTTTGACGGCCTTATTAGCCTACGCCCTTTCGCGGAAAGGTTTGCCGGGAAGAAAATACATCGTATTCTTCTTTTTCTTTACCACGTTGTTCAGCGGCGGACTGATTCCGACGTTCATACTGTTCCGGCAAATCCACATCCTGGATACGTTTTGGGTGCTGGTGCTGCCGTCCCTATATAACTTTTTCAATGCGATTATCATGAAAACCTTCTTCGACGGGATCCCTGAAGGTCTGTCGGAATCCGCCCGAATCGACGGCGCAAGCGAGTTGTCCGTATTTGCCAGAATCATTCTGCCTCTATCGATGCCGGTGCTTGCTACCATTGCTTTGTTTGTCGGGGTGGGCGTGTGGAATGACTGGTTTACCGGTCAGTTTTTCATACAGAATGAAAAGCTGCAGCCTGCCGCTACGTTCCTGAACAAGATGATCAGCGAAGCGTCTTTCCAGTCGATGACGTCGTCGTCGGGAAATAGCGGATCCGCCATACAAAACATGACCGAGACGCAGATGGAACTGCGAGGCGTTACGCCGGAAGCCTTGCGGATGACGTTTGTCATCATTATAACGACGCCGATCATCTGCGTGTATCCGTTTCTTCAGAAATATTTTGTGAAAGGCGTACTGGTAGGTTCTCTTAAGGAGTAGTCGGTATAGAAGGCTATGCCTTTTATATAAAAAAACTTCCAATGGAAGGGGATTGTAGGATGAGGAAGAACAAGCGCAGGAGTGTTCTTGGCATGACACTAATCGCTTTACTGCTTCTAGCAACCATGACGGCATGTACGGGAAAAGGCGGAGGGGAGGATGCAGGTACGGTTGACACAGGTCCGAAGGAGCAAGGTACTGAAGAAATAAAACCGGTGACCTTGTCTTTCCTCAGTGCTTGGAACGGTGGCGGAGCCGGTTTCCCGCAGGACCAGGAGAATAATCCCGTAGCCGGGCAGATCAGGGAAAAAACCGGGGTCACGTTGAAACTGGAATCCATCACGACAAGCGAAGTAGAAAAGCTAAACACCATTTTTGCTTCCGGTACGGTTCCGGATATCGTTAACGCACCTTTCTGGTCTACGACAGGAGGAGAAGGACAAGTCATCAAGAAGGCGGCCATGGAAGGGCAGCTTCTGGATTTAACCCCTTATCTCGATAAATACCCGAATATTAAAAGACTTGTGACTACCGGGATCGCGAAGGATTTTGCCGAGTTCGATCTCAATAGTCCCGAATTCGAAGGCAAGACGTATCTCATTCCTACGGAGACCCCGGACGGTACCCCTGAGAGCATTCATAATTGGAATTACGGCCTTTTTGCCAGGGGAGATATCCTGAAAGCTTTAAATGTAAAAGCGGAGGATATTGATACGCAAGAAGAACTAGTGGATCTATTGATCAAGATCCGGGACGGCGGTTTCAAGGATATTGGCGGGAAGCCGGTCATCCCTGCCGGAACCATGTGGAACGGATGGGATTACGGCCAATTCCTTGCCGGATGGACGGATTACACGATTTCGGACTACCGTGAAGTGGATGGAAAACTGATTCACTGGACGCAGTCCAAGGACCATGAAGCTAGGTTGTTATACATGAGAAAGTTATTAACGGAAGGTTTGTTTGATCTTGAAGCCTTCAACAATACGAGTACAACAGCGAATGAAAAGCTGACGACGGGCAAGCTTGCCGTATTCGGAGCCCAGCCTATGTTAGTTG
Proteins encoded:
- a CDS encoding extracellular solute-binding protein, whose amino-acid sequence is MTLIALLLLATMTACTGKGGGEDAGTVDTGPKEQGTEEIKPVTLSFLSAWNGGGAGFPQDQENNPVAGQIREKTGVTLKLESITTSEVEKLNTIFASGTVPDIVNAPFWSTTGGEGQVIKKAAMEGQLLDLTPYLDKYPNIKRLVTTGIAKDFAEFDLNSPEFEGKTYLIPTETPDGTPESIHNWNYGLFARGDILKALNVKAEDIDTQEELVDLLIKIRDGGFKDIGGKPVIPAGTMWNGWDYGQFLAGWTDYTISDYREVDGKLIHWTQSKDHEARLLYMRKLLTEGLFDLEAFNNTSTTANEKLTTGKLAVFGAQPMLVDLQKTLYKTNPEMQYELLGPMKNKSGEIRTQVEKPGRSGFPVLFLSANIKDPDAALRYIDYVNSEEGRLLAYFGIEGMHYTMENGVPQWISDVKKQFDENPDLKRDAGLNYLPGRFIGAFSSEVTWPTPEDQKTEWQKLEESFSAKMPIKIIDKVSASYLAREWPKYQEYIDKTSSLNFDEEFKKAFFAGSDEEALNMLHSVQEKFRAAGVEEMAEFVAQKAAERDDVGF
- a CDS encoding carbohydrate ABC transporter permease — encoded protein: MGASRLSPADKMYMTLNYAALLLFCATALYPFIYFLALSFNDGYDAMKGGIYFFPRVFTLENYAKAFSNTLILNSFYISITRTLVVTVASVFLTALLAYALSRKGLPGRKYIVFFFFFTTLFSGGLIPTFILFRQIHILDTFWVLVLPSLYNFFNAIIMKTFFDGIPEGLSESARIDGASELSVFARIILPLSMPVLATIALFVGVGVWNDWFTGQFFIQNEKLQPAATFLNKMISEASFQSMTSSSGNSGSAIQNMTETQMELRGVTPEALRMTFVIIITTPIICVYPFLQKYFVKGVLVGSLKE